A window of Monomorium pharaonis isolate MP-MQ-018 unplaced genomic scaffold, ASM1337386v2 scaffold_636, whole genome shotgun sequence genomic DNA:
gtacatatttatttatctttatgttttcaaagttttatcaGCTTTTGTTTAAGTAATATAAcccaaaaacaaaatggtatTAATAACCTACCTCTACTTCGCCGcatcaattttataacattaaactCACGTAAAGGTTCGTATTTGAAACAATTACGATTAAACTGCAAAGTGTTAGAATAGCTCTTTGACTTTGATGCTTTCTCGATCACATTCGAAGGATGGGCCCGGCTCGAACCAGAATATCTCCCTGGTCTATACGAATTCGGACGAGCATTCGCATTCGGAGGAGGTGGCGAAGTTCACCGTGCCGAAGCTTACGAAGAAATGGTCAAAGATCGTCATTAAGGTTTCGACGAACGACGTCACCCTCTATCTTAATTGCCACGAGATGGCCAGACAGAGGATTACCAGGATCCCCCAGGAATTAGTATTCGATACCGCCAGCACTCTGTACATCGCCCAAGCCGGACCGCACATCCAGGAACGATACGACGTGAGTACCGTGCACGCCCTTTTTCGtccgtcgttttttttttacgaaaaaaaatggaCGCCGCGAGCGTTCGTGCGTAGTGCAACGCAACGAAACGAAACGAGTGGCGCTTGTTGGCGCACGGGGGATGTTTTCCATCCGGAAATCGACGTGGTCCCGCTCTGCAACCGAGTATGCGTAACGAAGTAGCGGGAATAAACAGGCTCGCGTGGATCGTGATGCAGTCCCTTTTCGGCGACTCGGGTGACACGAAACTAGCAGCCCACGCGAATTCACGAAACGCCTGAAGTACAAAATGGCATCGTAAGGCAGTTTCGTTTCGTTTCGTTTCGTGAAAAACCATGTGTGTTTTCCTGAACTGTATCATTTTCGTCTCGCTTCGGATACACCGGCAAATTTGATCTCGTTTGTCTGCAAACGCGAATGGATTAACAACACAAAGATATATACATCAATTTGACAAATCTTCTTGTATATTTCGATGATACCgattttatccaaatatattttttaagtatttcaagTATACAATTTGAGTACGTAATTCACATTTTCTTTCATGCTATCGATATCATCATCGATATCATCAAACAAACTTTACTTCGATATTCAAGACAAAAATGATAAGTTCGGGAAATAcgtatcgaattttttttaaaatacatttagtGCATTACTGTTTCACGAGTTTCGTCGCATTAAGAGGGTCAGTCATAGACTTCAAAATAAAACGGCTTAATGGAATTAAGAGCAGCGAATCGTAGAAGTGAATCTGTGCCGGTCCATcctttaagaatttaataccGTATCTGGTATCCTggataaaataagtaaaaaaaaaaaaagagaacgaGCTAAAGGAGGATGGTACGTGAAAAGTCGGATAACGGGCGGCAGGTTCTAGAAGAAGTGGAATGGATACGAAATACCTCATCGAAATCCTATATATTGACGTTACAGATCTGTTGTCTCGGTTTCCACTATTGCTCTCTTAAAGAACACTCAAGTGGCTCGCGAGACATCGCACACAATGAAAGCCAAAAGCTTTCCGCCACTCGTCATAAGTCGAGTTTGAGAACAGCAATTTGTGATCGGACaacataaatcaaaataacatACTTCATACTaccacttttattttttttgtcttgCTACGCAATGTTGCATGCGTTTGCATTTccataaatatcaaataactGTGTTTCACAATGACTTTGCGCACCGAACGATAGCGCGGTTATATGTTCTGGAAACTTATcgtaaatgaaataatgtttttccatacctttttttttgtatgcaaACTGATGGAATCGGAAATTAAATCTAGATCTTTTATTCGATAGGTGACTGCTCTAGAAACCACCAAACTATTCTGAGTGCttcgtaatatattattattactacacAATAACAATCAtagtaaagaaattttagattttataaaatgtataaatatatatgttattttaaaatttaattgatgaaGATATGAAGAATACAATAATTTCCAAAATGAGATCGTTTCGACAACAGAGTCGCACATTAATGCGTACAACGCCATGCATTTGTATCTCAATcaaagaaacattcttcggGGACTTAATAATGCTTTatgcaaaattgtattttgtttcaaataattaatattactcaGTCTGAGCATGAGAATAGTATTTACGTATAACCCCCAGCCCTTTAGTACCTCCAGTATCGTATTAACAGCGAGGATAGCGTGATTACATATCGTTGATATGGGAGAGGATAATTAGTTCTCATCCTGATGCAATATGATCAGGGGACCACGTGTTGCACAAATCGATGAACGAAATGCATTGATTTATTCGATCCTTCGTTAATTAGCTATCCTCGACAACAAGCGGACATATTGTGATATTTCGAATCGGTTACGTAACGTTGCTTTGCGACCTTTTATCGCCGATTTCTCttgtaacaattaatttacgtgtcatattaataaaattatgtgaatgTTTGTGGATTTCTCCTgttttagataatattaacTTGTGAAACGTGATCTGTGCATATCAAATAATACAGTTCGGATATACTTTAATGCGCGGACAGCCATGAAGACATTATATGAACTTTATGAACTACTTATGAAAgtcgtaaatattattaaagacgGCTACTTCGCAGAATCGATAATTATCGGTTATTTTAGCGAGaaacttttcattttataatcgCGTCAATTACCcgcattaaaaaaagcaattatgaaatattatataatacatatattatgtatctttatgtcaaattattgaaaaattaaataacatattaattcatattctctctctctctctctctctctctctctctctcttttacatttttatttaaaaaattaaaaactgtgaATACATATGCTTCATTGCacgaatttctattttttgacaattttatttgtcaattATGTGTAAATTCTtctcatgaaaaaattgttactgtCTGgacattcattaaaatttttaattttcgaaatataaCGAGTCAGAAATCAGCCATTTATTGTTGTCACGTACAATTTaggacattttatattaagaatcttcatctttttatcgtttttatcTTCTTACAATTTTCGattgtcataaaaaataatgatgcattttattaaagaagacAAGATATTATTTGTCAATGTCAAATTCCATAATGCTGAATGAATTATGTCTCAATGTGAATGTAATTAcaagtaaaacaattattgtaagTCAACGACATTGAAATTACAGGATTACATTATCTACATTTATttgtagattaaaaatataaaaagttcacATTGCactttatagtaattatttttagactaTGCAAAAAAATCATCAAAACATCTTCGGGCATCGAAAGAAAAGGACGTatgaatgtaaaaatgttcGAATATGCGAGGTGGGAGAACGTTCCGGGCGATTTTCACGATCTGCTCAGCTTTTCTTGCAGCGAGGATGCCGGGGACAGACTTGCATCGCACCCCAGAGACATTCTTATCGTGCATCCACTGTCGTTTCAGTTTCTCGTAACGCTGTTCCCCGCGTCTCTCGCGCCGGACTTTTTCGCGTCTTCCCGGGATAACAATACGACGGAAAAGTTTCGCGGCCGTTTCGATCGGCACGATTCGCAAGTTCTCGCTCCACGCGGGCTAATCTCTATAAATTGCGGCGCGACGCTGCCGTCGCCTttgtcgacgacgacgagaagTGTTTTGCAAGGTGGTAATTCCACAAGGAGAACGCGGGAATACGAGCTACCCGTTTTCTCCGGAGGCAACGTCCGTACTTTATACGACGGAAGAGCAACGGGTTAACGCGATGGCTACGTGCACGAGCACGTGCGCGACAGACGGTTCGTCGAACATGGCTTGGTcatctttaaaacaaaataaccgGCCACAGTATTAGCGTTTGAAAATTGCTCTCCTTTgtctgacatttttttttctaaaacgaATCGATCAACTTGTTGTTCACAGTAACATTGCATTGTCGTCATACAGATTGCATTTTAGTCGTTTGtttggtaaaattttattttgtacatttatatgtcATGTATAATGAAGACCCATCTATTAAATTCTATTACAAATAggagaaattttacaaagcaTTCGTTGGGttgcaaaattacttttgtGGAATTTGTGACGGTGAGTAATCACCTGATGATGTCATGCGTGTCAAAATCTCTTCGGAATTTCTCTCGTAATTTtctgatgaaaaatattatttttccgtTGACCGAATTTCGCTTTGCATCCAACGATTCTCTTACgtacagaaattaatttttctatgcatggttcaaataaataatctactGAATCTATCCTCTTTTCATGACATTTGATGGACTGCTGTTTATTTGGATTaattagatttcttttttttgtgagTTATTTGTATTACGAGTAATATCTGCTTTTCAGTTGTCAtatttcaacatattaaaattatcattatacaCGGAGGAGAATATTGCGAAccatataaagataatatttcagTGAGGTAAAGTAAATAGCTGTCAAACAAAATAACATGATACATTGTAAGCTTAATGAAGCAGTAGCAGAAATGTAACAAGTGCAACTGATCTGGTTTCTCGCAAATCAAATTATGCTTTTACACCATTTTTAAACGTTACTCACTTATTTAACACTTATTTAACTAATATCAATGTTTATATAAGATaagaaagagggaaagaatagaaaagagaaggaaacgCAGTGAATTTCACgtttaaagttataataacttatttattttacctcacaatcttatgtattttatctttttcattattttacatcACGAACCTTTCGCTTTCCTCTTCGGAAACGATGGGAATAAAACGTTTGACCTTTTTTGGCGCACGGGAGTATTTGGGCGAGCGGACTCGCGGATGGATTACCGATCGTGATTTCCGTCAGTGGATGCGATTGACTTCCGTGGAACCGCAGTTATTCCGAGTGTTTTGGGCAATTTTGCAGCGCACGCGGCGCACGATTCATCCCCACATTGGCGTCCGCAATATGCGCGGCATGCTCCAAAATCCGTAATTAAGATCCGGTATGTACGCAACTGCATATTCGTGCCGCAAGTATTTGAAAAGTTTGAACAATACAGAATCTATGTATGCAGAATCTACCGATGAATATTCCAATATcttacaagaaatttttaatgcttatTAAACAGCGAAAATGAATCTAaacataattgaaaaaaatccatgtttttgtgtaatataattatgagaaggtaatttctctaataagtgactaatataagtaaaattatttaaaataatttcatttttagttgttttaatattgtttaaattttatgatctaaaattaatctagaattgcaaaaatcaaataaaaccGGTATTAATTACAAGTATAAGATCACCATatcttgataataa
This region includes:
- the LOC118648736 gene encoding collagen alpha-1(XV) chain-like isoform X2; amino-acid sequence: MFPEVAYDLMVASVSSMMDDNNLYMDDGVDGFPAFGFRPGSEVKQPYRLYLPEKLPAEFTLVATFKPTSFRTSYLFAVLNPFETVVQLGIRISDGPGSNQNISLVYTNSDEHSHSEEVAKFTVPKLTKKWSKIVIKVSTNDVTLYLNCHEMARQRITRIPQELVFDTASTLYIAQAGPHIQERYDVTALETTKLF
- the LOC118648736 gene encoding collagen alpha-1(XV) chain-like isoform X1 — translated: MFPEVAYDLMVASVSSMMDDNNLYMDDGVDGFPAFGFRPGSEVKQPYRLYLPEKLPAEFTLVATFKPTSFRTSYLFAVLNPFETVVQLGIRISDGPGSNQNISLVYTNSDEHSHSEEVAKFTVPKLTKKWSKIVIKVSTNDVTLYLNCHEMARQRITRIPQELVFDTASTLYIAQAGPHIQERYDVSTVHALFRPSFFFYEKKWTPRAFVRSATQRNETSGACWRTGDVFHPEIDVVPLCNRVCVTK